The following are from one region of the Vitis riparia cultivar Riparia Gloire de Montpellier isolate 1030 chromosome 14, EGFV_Vit.rip_1.0, whole genome shotgun sequence genome:
- the LOC117931325 gene encoding uncharacterized protein LOC117931325 → MGSALIYEIFSSASLITLGLYHLVCAIKTHLHHPARDYSAKLYHPFSSSPSSSHRLRHLQLYVIILFLLIAFVHQTLVSSDADPLLKGRTPVHRFSTLQSAAVLFLFLILALAILLSETTSLLPLPSDLFFALASALFYLQFNVSSSAASVQTSDLQAKCDSVSARVSALSSLLCIILACLPRLFVADLALGASVILQGLWALQTGLALYVEAFIPEGCHKLLDVVSGVEGSTKCDLEESRLRAVAILDLVFVVYVMFVVFILMATYAVLAKTVGIRRTGSYEALPTLSSADSNHIQMKTLAGTQA, encoded by the coding sequence ATGGGATCAGCTCTAATCTATGAGATATTCTCATCTGCGTCACTCATTACACTTGGACTATACCACCTGGTATGCGCCATCAAGACCCATCTCCACCACCCCGCTCGGGATTACTCCGCCAAGCTCTACcaccctttttcttcttctccttcttcgtCTCACCGTCTCCGGCACCTTCAGCTTTACGTCATCATTCTCTTCCTTCTCATTGCCTTTGTCCACCAAACCCTAGTCTCTTCCGACGCTGACCCTCTCCTCAAGGGCCGTACCCCCGTCCACCGCTTCTCCACTCTCCAATCTGCCGCCGTCCTCTTCCTCTTTCTTATCCTCGCCCTTGCGATTCTCCTTTCCGAAACCACCTCTCTCCTCCCCCTCCCCTCCGATCTCTTCTTCGCTCTCGCCTCCGCTCTATTCTACTTGCAGTTCAACGTCTCCTCCTCGGCCGCCTCCGTTCAGACTTCCGATCTCCAGGCCAAATGCGACTCCGTCTCGGCTCGCGTTTCTGCTCTTTCGTCCCTCCTCTGCATCATCCTCGCTTGTCTCCCCAGGCTGTTTGTGGCTGACCTGGCCCTGGGGGCCTCCGTGATTTTGCAGGGCCTCTGGGCATTGCAGACCGGACTCGCGCTCTACGTGGAGGCCTTTATTCCGGAGGGTTGCCATAAGCTGCTGGATGTGGTGAGTGGGGTGGAGGGATCCACCAAGTGTGACTTAGAGGAATCCAGGTTGAGAGCCGTGGCCATTCTGGATCTGGTCTTTGTGGTTTATGTCATGTTTGTGGTGTTCATTTTGATGGCCACTTATGCTGTTCTTGCTAAGACTGTTGGCATCAGAAGGACGGGCTCCTACGAGGCGTTGCCAACTCTATCCTCTGCGGATTCGAACCATATTCAGATGAAGACCTTGGCTGGCACACAGGCTtga